A part of Rattus rattus isolate New Zealand chromosome 4, Rrattus_CSIRO_v1, whole genome shotgun sequence genomic DNA contains:
- the LOC116898269 gene encoding olfactory receptor 6B2-like, protein MRGENITKVSTFILLGFPTAPELQYLLFLLFLLAYLFVLVENLAIILTVWSSASLHRPMYYFLGSLSFLEIWYVSDIIPKMLDGFLLQRKRISFAGCMTQLYFFSSLVCTECVLLASMAYDRYVAICHPLRYQVIMTTGLCVQLVAFSFASGFTISVIKVYFISSATFCGSNVLNHFFCDISPILKLACTDFSTAELVDFILAFIILVFPLLATILSYGHITLAVLRIPSATGRWRAFSTCASHLTVVTFFYMAMIFMYVRPQAIDTRSSNKLISAVYTVLTPMMNPLIYCLRNTEFKDAARRTLGLGNTPQ, encoded by the coding sequence ATGAGAGGGGAGAACATCACCAAGGTCAGCACGTTCATCCTTCTGGGTTTCCCCACCGCTCCTGAGCTGCAGTAcctgctcttcctcctgttcctgctcGCCTACCTCTTTGTGCTGGTGGAAAACCTAGCCATCATCCTCACTGTCTGGAGCAGCGCCTCCCTCCACAGACCCATGTACTACTTCCTGGGCTCCTTGTCTTTCTTAGAGATCTGGTATGTGTCAGACATCATCCCCAAGATGCTGGACGGCTTCCTCCTGCAGCGGAAACGCATCTCTTTTGCTGGTTGCATGACTCAGCTCTACTTCTTCAGCTCCCTGGTGTGTACAGAGTGTGTACTCCTGGCttccatggcctatgaccgctatgtggccatctgccacCCCCTGCGCTACCAAGTCATCATGACCACAGGGCTGTGTGTCCAGCTCGTGGCCTTCTCTTTTGCTAGTGGCTTCACCATCTCTGTGATCAAGGTCTACTTTATCTCCAGCGCCACCTTCTGTGGCTCCAATGTCTTGAaccacttcttctgtgacatCTCCCCTATCCTCAAGTTGGCCTGCACTGACTTCTCTACCGCGGAGCTGGTGGACTTCATCCTGGCCTTCATCATCCTGGTGTTCCCTCTCCTGGCCACCATCCTCTCCTATGGCCACATCACCCTGGCTGTGCTACGGATCCCTTCAGCCACAGGCAGGTGGAGAGCCTTCTCCACCTgtgcctcccacctcactgtggtCACCTTCTTCTACATGGCCATGATCTTCATGTATGTGAGACCCCAGGCCATCGATACCCGGAGCTCCAACAAGCTCATCTCTGCTGTGTATACTGTCCTCACGCCCATGATGAATCCTTTGATCTACTGCCTGAGGAATACTGAATTTAAGGATGCTGCCAGAAGAACTTTGGGATTGGGAAATACTCCTCAGTAG
- the LOC116898270 gene encoding olfactory receptor 6B2-like produces MRGENITKVSTFILLGFPTTPRLQYLLFLLFLLIYLFVLVENLAIILTVWSSASLHRPMYYFLGSLSFLEIWYVSDIIPKMLDSFLLQRKRISFAGCMTQLYFFISLVCTECVLLASMAYDRYVAICHPLRYQVIMTTGLCVQLVAFSFASAFTVSVIKVYFISSATFCGSNVLNHFFCDISPILKLACTDFSTAELVDFILAFIILVFPLLATILSYGHITLAVLRIPSATGRWRAFSTCASHLTVVTFFYVAMLFIYVRPQAIDTRSSNKLISAVYTVLTPILNPLIYCLRNKEFKDAVRRTLRLGHSL; encoded by the coding sequence ATGAGAGGGGAGAACATCACCAAGGTCAGCACGTTCATCCTGCTGGGCTTCCCCACCACCCCCAGGCTGCAGtacctgctcttcctcctcttcctgctcatcTACCTCTTTGTGCTGGTGGAGAACCTAGCCATCATCCTCACTGTCTGGAGCAGCGCCTCCCTCCACAGACCCATGTACTACTTCCTGGGCTCCTTGTCTTTCTTAGAGATCTGGTATGTGTCAGACATCATCCCCAAGATGCTGgacagcttcctcctgcagcGGAAACGCATCTCTTTTGCTGGTTGCATGACTCAGCTCTATTTTTTCATCTCCCTGGTGTGTACAGAGTGTGTACTCCTGGCttccatggcctatgaccgctatgtggccatctgccacCCCCTGCGCTACCAAGTCATCATGACCACAGGGCTGTGTGTCCAGCTTGTGGCCTTCTCTTTTGCTAGTGCCTTCACAGTCTCTGTGATCAAGGTCTACTTTATCTCCAGCGCCACCTTCTGTGGCTCCAATGTCTTGAaccacttcttctgtgacatCTCCCCCATCCTCAAGTTGGCCTGCACTGACTTCTCTACCGCGGAGCTGGTGGACTTCATCCTGGCCTTCATCATCCTGGTGTTCCCTCTCCTGGCCACCATCCTCTCCTATGGCCACATCACCCTGGCTGTGCTGCGGATCCCTTCAGCCACAGGCAGGTGGAGAGCCTTCTCCACCTgtgcctcccacctcactgtaGTCACCTTCTTCTACGTGGCCATGCTTTTTATATATGTGCGACCCCAGGCCATCGATACCCGCAGCTCCAACAAGCTCATCTCTGCTGTGTACACTGTCCTCACGCCTATCTTAAACCCCTTGATTTATTGCCTAAGGAACAAAGAGTTTAAAGACGCTGTGAGACGGACCCTGAGATTGGGTCACAGTCTATAG